The sequence GTATAATACCTTTCACAACTTGTCCAAATTGCCCCGTTAGGTTGTCTATTTTACACACCCTGAAGGTGTAAATTAGACAGTATTTTTGTGCAATCATTAAAACTAAACAATATGACAACGTTAGAAATTTTTTACAAAATTGTATTTGACCGATGGAATACTTCATTAAAAAACTGTGATAATTTGCTCAATGAATTAAGCGATGAAACACTGATGAGGGAAATTGCACCGGGCAAAAACAGAGGCCTTTATGTGTTAGGTCACCTCATAGCAGTGCATGATGATATGTTGGTATTACTCGACATGGGAAACAAAATTTATCCTGAATTACATGAACCCTTTTTGAAAGCCGCCGATAAAACGGTAGAAAATTTGCCCTCCGTTGGCGAATTACGTGCATTCTGGAAAAATCAATGTGCCATTTTAGCACAAAAATTCGAATCCTTACAACCTGAACAATGGATGGAAAAACATACCAGCGTTTCTGCTGAAGATTTTGCAAAAGAACCACATCGCAATAAGTTTAATATCATAGTTACCAGAACTACCCATTTACAATATCATATTGGGCAGTTAAGGTTACTTAAGTGATTATTTAGCTGTAAGCATCTCTGCAATTATTGAATTATTATCAATTGATGATAAACATTCAGCTTATAAAAATGTAACCTTTTATGCTTAGTTTTGGATTAACCTGAGGTGTTAGTTTATAAAAACACATTGAATTTCAGGTTAAAGCATTAATTCAGGCATAAAAGTTTATTTAGGCATGCATACAATTTTACCTTTTTTATTGGCAATGGTAGCGGTTATTGTACTGTTACACATGTGGGCAAACAAACTCAAAATAGCATACCCCATTTTACTGGTATTGGGCGGTTTAGTTATAAGTTTTATCCCGGGATTACCGCATGTAAAAGTGAATCCCGATTTAATATTTTTCTTGTTTCTACCCGCATTATTATTTGAGGCTGCCTGGTCCATCTCATTTAAGGAAATGAAAAAATGGTGGCGCATTATTGGCAGTTTCGCGTTCTTAGTGGTGTTTTTTACGGCATTATCAGTTGCTTTGTTTACCAATTATTTAATTCCCGGATTTACAATAGCATTAGGATTTTTATTAGGCGGAATTGTTTCCCCACCGGATGCAGTGAGTACGGGAGCCATCACAAAATTTGTAAAAATTCCCAAAGCAACAGCAACCATTCTTGAAGGGGAAAGTTTATTAAATGATGCATCCTCTTTAATTATTTTCCGCTTTGCATTAATTGCAGTTGGCACCGGACAATTTATTTTGAAAGATACGTCTTTAAGTTTTTTATGGATGGTAATCGGAGGTGTGGCCATTGGATTAATTTTAGGATGGATATTTGTTCAGGCACATAAACGACTACCCACCGACGCAACTTCAGATATTGCATTAACTCTGATTGAGCCTTATTTAATTTATTGGGTAGCTGAACAAATTCACAGTTCAGGTGTACTGGCGGTTGTAGCTGCCGGACTTTACATGTCATCAAAAAGTCTTACCTTTTTAAATAGCAGCAGTCGCGTAAAAGGGTATAGTGTTTGGGAAAGTTTTGTATTTATTTTAAATGGAATTGTATTTCTCATTATTGGCTTACAATTACCTCAAATTGTTGACGGTTTAAAAGAAACAGGCATTCCGGTGTCCACTGCAATTGGATACGGCGTTATGGTTACCATCGTTTTAATTCTGGTTCGCATTGTAAGTTCCTATATCGCTCTATTAGCCACATTTATTTTCCGCCCGAGTGTTGCACCTCGTGCCTCAACAAGAAGGCGTACGTGGTTATTGCCTTTAATGTTAGGGTGGACCGGCATGCGTGGAGTAGTATCATTAGCTGCTGCACTTGCCATTCCGGTTCAAATAAATGGTGCTGATTTTCCTTATCGTGATTTAATATTATTTATTACGTTCGTCGTAATTCTACTTACTCTAGTGGTTCAAGGATTAACATTACCTTATTTTATCCGCAGATTTAAAGTATTCGATACTATAAAAGAAGAACCCGAAGAGGAAATTCGTAAAAAAATGAAACATGATTTACGCGAACACACATTTACGTTTTTAAAAAACAAATACGACGGCGAATCACAACAACAAACCGGAATTCAAAAACTATTGCTCTATTGGGAGGACAAAACTAAAGAAGCAAATAATGATGAATGGATAACCGATGAAGCTAAAATATTATTAATAGAAGTATTAGAAGTGCAAAGGGCCTTTTTAACTGAACTCAACAAAGACCCCTCAATTAATGAAGATATCATTCAAACCCAACTTTATCAATTGGATTTGGAAGAAGAGCGATTGAAAATTATATAACATAATCGAGTGTAATGGTTGAAGCTTCAAATATTTTTCAAGTGAAACTTTTGGTGAAAATCAAATTTCTATATTTGATTTCCAACCTGTTATTTGCTTTTTCAGTATGTGGGTTTATACTTTTTTTTATAATTGATTTCCCGGCCAGAAACAGCGGTGAAATGTATCATTCCTATTACGAGATACTTCCGGCCTGGATATTCAATTTCTTAGGTATTTCACTTATTTGTTTCCTTATAGGAATTATACTTCGTCGGAAAAGAAGTGTGCAAACAAGTTTGACAATTTTGCCGGATAGCATACAAATTCATTCTAAAAAAATGAATTCGATAATCCTTTATGCAAAAGTAAAACATATATATATGGTTGAATCCGGGTATGTTTTCAAAACCAAAAAGATTCAAATTAATACGACATCAACCTCTCCAATCGTTATAATACCGAAAAGTGAAATAGATTATGAGGAAATTATAAATTTATATATTACAATTATTCCCGATAAAGTACATCAAGAAGTAGTGGAAATCGGGCATATGGATTAATTTACCGGCAGCAAAATATTATGATCAAAACCTACTTTGCGATTTTTACAATTTTGATACTTTTGTTTGCCTGTAAAAAGCAAAATAAAGTTTTAGTTGAAGACATATCCACAAAAACTGATACTATAGCAATAAATAACCAAAC comes from Bacteroidota bacterium and encodes:
- a CDS encoding DinB family protein; translation: MTTLEIFYKIVFDRWNTSLKNCDNLLNELSDETLMREIAPGKNRGLYVLGHLIAVHDDMLVLLDMGNKIYPELHEPFLKAADKTVENLPSVGELRAFWKNQCAILAQKFESLQPEQWMEKHTSVSAEDFAKEPHRNKFNIIVTRTTHLQYHIGQLRLLK
- a CDS encoding Na+/H+ antiporter; this encodes MHTILPFLLAMVAVIVLLHMWANKLKIAYPILLVLGGLVISFIPGLPHVKVNPDLIFFLFLPALLFEAAWSISFKEMKKWWRIIGSFAFLVVFFTALSVALFTNYLIPGFTIALGFLLGGIVSPPDAVSTGAITKFVKIPKATATILEGESLLNDASSLIIFRFALIAVGTGQFILKDTSLSFLWMVIGGVAIGLILGWIFVQAHKRLPTDATSDIALTLIEPYLIYWVAEQIHSSGVLAVVAAGLYMSSKSLTFLNSSSRVKGYSVWESFVFILNGIVFLIIGLQLPQIVDGLKETGIPVSTAIGYGVMVTIVLILVRIVSSYIALLATFIFRPSVAPRASTRRRTWLLPLMLGWTGMRGVVSLAAALAIPVQINGADFPYRDLILFITFVVILLTLVVQGLTLPYFIRRFKVFDTIKEEPEEEIRKKMKHDLREHTFTFLKNKYDGESQQQTGIQKLLLYWEDKTKEANNDEWITDEAKILLIEVLEVQRAFLTELNKDPSINEDIIQTQLYQLDLEEERLKII